One window from the genome of Echinicola vietnamensis DSM 17526 encodes:
- a CDS encoding ThuA domain-containing protein, which yields MKLTHQKPWLIGFFTLMITFLLADQSFGQRGQFKALIFSKTQGFRHQSIPNAVKALKDMADTRVFSVYATEDATIFNDKSLKDYDVIIMASTTGDILSDEQKEAFKRFVQSGKGVVGIHSATDTEYNWDWYTKLIGGQFMHHPAQQTARLNVVDRNHPATYHLNEKWLWTDEWYAFKNFNEDVHILLQLDETSYDPGSRDGKSMAMGEVHPMSWYHEYDGGRVFYTALGHVEAAYEDEDFLDHVYGGIWWAAKGYPIE from the coding sequence ATGAAGCTCACTCATCAAAAGCCATGGCTTATCGGCTTTTTCACGCTTATGATCACCTTTCTCCTGGCAGATCAGTCCTTTGGCCAGCGAGGACAATTTAAGGCCCTAATCTTTAGCAAAACCCAAGGATTTAGGCACCAATCCATTCCCAATGCAGTCAAAGCACTAAAGGACATGGCCGACACCCGTGTATTCAGTGTTTACGCGACAGAAGACGCTACCATCTTCAATGATAAGTCTTTAAAAGATTATGATGTCATCATCATGGCGAGCACCACTGGTGACATCCTTTCTGATGAGCAAAAAGAAGCATTTAAACGTTTTGTCCAAAGCGGAAAGGGCGTCGTAGGCATCCACAGTGCTACCGACACCGAGTACAACTGGGACTGGTATACCAAGCTGATCGGCGGCCAATTCATGCACCACCCTGCTCAACAGACGGCCAGGCTAAACGTCGTGGACAGAAACCATCCCGCCACTTACCACCTCAACGAAAAGTGGCTTTGGACGGACGAATGGTATGCATTTAAAAACTTCAACGAGGATGTTCACATCCTTTTGCAGCTGGACGAAACTTCCTATGATCCTGGCTCCAGGGACGGAAAATCAATGGCCATGGGCGAGGTTCATCCCATGTCTTGGTACCATGAATACGATGGAGGAAGGGTTTTCTACACGGCCCTCGGCCACGTAGAAGCAGCCTATGAAGATGAGGATTTTCTGGACCACGTTTATGGAGGCATCTGGTGGGCTGCCAAAGGGTATCCCATCGAATAA
- a CDS encoding M15 family metallopeptidase produces the protein MRHLLYLFILAMVMACNGRTGHQSESAADKSVTPSAIKDLDPTTAKEPVTAPKDSLGKLEKGLIVAGLVNVKAQLPEVFVELKYSTTDNFFGKDVYGPLVNCYLQPEVVKMLKEALTNLQKEHSDLTFLIYDGVRPRSVQQILWDDLDKPDSLKPLYVANPQKGSLHNYGVAVDLTLANRSTGKPLDMGTHYDYFGYPAYPDREEQMLAAGKITAQQVNNRKILRAAMNKAGFSEIGSEWWHFNAFSLQEAKSRYKIVE, from the coding sequence ATGCGTCATCTTTTATATCTTTTTATTTTAGCTATGGTCATGGCCTGTAATGGTCGAACAGGCCACCAATCTGAAAGCGCCGCCGACAAGTCGGTCACCCCTTCGGCCATCAAGGACCTCGATCCCACGACAGCCAAGGAACCGGTTACTGCCCCCAAGGATTCCTTGGGCAAGCTGGAAAAGGGGCTTATCGTGGCAGGACTGGTGAATGTAAAAGCCCAACTCCCGGAAGTTTTTGTGGAGCTAAAATACAGCACAACGGACAATTTTTTCGGAAAGGACGTGTATGGGCCATTGGTAAATTGCTACCTACAGCCAGAGGTGGTCAAAATGCTCAAGGAAGCCCTCACCAACCTACAAAAGGAGCATTCCGATTTGACGTTCCTGATTTACGATGGGGTGAGGCCCCGGTCTGTCCAACAAATCCTTTGGGATGACCTTGACAAGCCCGACAGCCTTAAGCCTTTATACGTAGCCAATCCCCAAAAGGGCAGCCTTCATAATTACGGTGTCGCCGTGGACCTGACGTTGGCAAACCGCTCCACTGGCAAGCCATTGGATATGGGTACCCACTATGACTATTTCGGTTACCCTGCCTATCCCGACCGGGAAGAGCAGATGCTTGCCGCGGGCAAAATCACTGCTCAGCAGGTCAACAACCGCAAAATCCTTCGAGCAGCTATGAACAAAGCTGGATTTTCTGAAATTGGCTCCGAGTGGTGGCACTTTAATGCCTTCAGCCTTCAGGAAGCCAAAAGTCGTTATAAAATTGTAGAATAA
- a CDS encoding SDR family NAD(P)-dependent oxidoreductase yields MNKIALITGATSGIGRECAIALSNSGYNIIATGRREERLQALQSKLSPSVDYHYLVFDVRDKAAVDAALDSLPKPWSDIDVLINNAGNAHGLDPIQEGDPADWDAMMDINVKGLLYVSKKVMPGMIDKKAGHIVNIGSIAAKEVYPNGNVYCASKHAVDAITKGMRLDLTKYNIRVTGIHPGLVETEFSLVRFKGDEERAKHVYEGFEPLKPEDIADIVHFAVTRPAHVVMTDITVLAGKQANSNTVYKDQS; encoded by the coding sequence ATGAATAAAATTGCCTTAATCACAGGAGCGACCTCCGGTATCGGCCGGGAATGTGCCATAGCATTATCAAATTCCGGTTATAACATAATTGCCACTGGCAGACGTGAAGAACGTCTCCAAGCGCTGCAAAGTAAGCTGTCCCCATCAGTCGATTATCACTATTTGGTGTTTGATGTTCGAGATAAAGCAGCAGTGGACGCTGCACTAGACAGCCTACCAAAACCATGGAGCGACATTGATGTATTGATCAATAATGCTGGAAACGCCCATGGGCTAGATCCCATTCAAGAAGGAGACCCCGCGGATTGGGATGCCATGATGGACATCAATGTAAAGGGATTGCTATACGTTTCCAAAAAGGTCATGCCGGGCATGATTGACAAAAAAGCCGGGCATATTGTGAATATTGGCTCTATCGCTGCCAAGGAAGTCTATCCAAACGGAAACGTCTATTGTGCCTCCAAGCATGCCGTGGACGCCATCACCAAAGGAATGCGACTGGACTTGACCAAATACAACATCCGTGTGACAGGCATTCATCCGGGCTTGGTCGAGACCGAATTTTCGTTGGTCCGGTTTAAAGGAGATGAAGAAAGGGCAAAACACGTTTATGAGGGATTTGAGCCCCTAAAGCCAGAAGATATTGCTGACATCGTCCACTTTGCCGTCACCAGACCGGCACATGTGGTCATGACCGACATCACCGTACTGGCAGGAAAGCAGGCCAACAGTAACACCGTTTATAAAGACCAATCCTAA
- a CDS encoding outer membrane beta-barrel protein produces MQTLNLWHKFDLYWRKIALVFLLLIGSWSSALAQDHYRPINKSGQDDQFLSYGFFLAAHTSSLRLKYSEAFMDPENPAFANIRSIQPVFSPGFSLGFLLKMRLHDQLTLTGTPKVGFYEFQTDITYFANNGGVVWEDLIVPGDGMPYTETTITEMTMVEMPLLIKYKSMRFDNTRMFFVAGANPMFRTKSQDEADADQLVLKSKDVALELGMGFDFYFKFFKFSPEIRFSHGLSNIYKSETSDQRFAGAIDELRRKSITVYLNFQ; encoded by the coding sequence ATGCAGACCCTTAACCTTTGGCATAAGTTCGATTTATATTGGAGAAAAATAGCCCTTGTTTTTCTGCTCCTGATAGGCTCATGGTCTTCTGCTTTGGCACAGGACCACTACAGGCCTATCAATAAATCTGGCCAAGATGACCAATTTTTAAGCTACGGTTTTTTCCTGGCGGCCCATACTTCAAGCCTCCGCTTAAAGTACAGTGAAGCCTTCATGGACCCTGAAAATCCTGCATTTGCCAATATCCGAAGCATCCAACCGGTGTTCTCGCCGGGATTTTCTTTGGGCTTCTTATTGAAAATGCGCCTGCACGACCAACTCACCTTAACCGGAACTCCCAAGGTAGGTTTTTACGAATTTCAAACAGACATCACTTACTTTGCCAATAACGGAGGGGTGGTTTGGGAAGACTTAATAGTCCCCGGCGATGGCATGCCATATACCGAAACGACCATCACGGAAATGACCATGGTCGAAATGCCTTTGCTCATCAAATATAAGTCCATGCGGTTTGACAACACACGTATGTTCTTCGTGGCCGGGGCCAACCCCATGTTTCGCACCAAGTCCCAAGATGAAGCCGACGCTGATCAGTTGGTGCTCAAAAGCAAAGATGTGGCCTTGGAGCTGGGCATGGGATTCGATTTTTATTTCAAGTTCTTTAAGTTTTCTCCTGAAATAAGGTTTTCGCATGGCTTGAGCAATATCTACAAATCCGAAACCTCCGACCAACGTTTTGCCGGTGCCATCGACGAACTACGTCGCAAGTCCATTACCGTCTATTTAAACTTTCAGTAA
- the ubiE gene encoding bifunctional demethylmenaquinone methyltransferase/2-methoxy-6-polyprenyl-1,4-benzoquinol methylase UbiE, protein MSVVPYKDQQDGKKAQVANMFNNISKRYDLLNHLLSLGIDITWRKKAIKMLQKDQPKVILDIATGTGDFAIEALALNPEKVIGVDISEGMLAEGKKKIKNKKLDHLIELQMGDSEKLLFEENKFDAVIVSFGVRNFENLEKGLADMHRVLKPGGKTVIVEFSKPKKFPFKQGYNFYFKYILPQIGKLVSKDQSAYTYLPESVQAFPDGDKFLAVLEKVGFKNTKCRPLTFGISSIYIGEK, encoded by the coding sequence ATGTCAGTAGTTCCCTACAAAGATCAGCAAGACGGAAAAAAGGCCCAAGTGGCCAACATGTTTAACAATATCAGCAAGCGCTATGACCTGCTGAACCACCTCTTGAGCTTGGGAATCGACATCACCTGGCGAAAAAAGGCCATCAAGATGCTCCAAAAGGACCAACCGAAGGTGATTTTGGACATTGCCACGGGCACGGGTGATTTTGCCATCGAGGCACTGGCCCTTAACCCCGAAAAAGTAATCGGCGTAGACATCTCTGAGGGAATGCTGGCCGAAGGCAAAAAGAAAATCAAGAACAAAAAGCTCGACCACCTGATCGAATTACAGATGGGCGATTCTGAAAAGTTGCTTTTTGAAGAAAATAAATTTGATGCTGTCATCGTTTCTTTTGGAGTAAGGAACTTCGAAAACCTTGAAAAGGGATTGGCAGATATGCACCGCGTATTGAAGCCGGGCGGCAAAACTGTTATCGTAGAATTTTCTAAGCCCAAAAAGTTTCCGTTTAAACAAGGATACAACTTTTATTTCAAGTATATTTTACCTCAGATAGGAAAACTTGTTTCCAAGGATCAATCGGCTTATACATATTTACCAGAATCTGTACAAGCCTTCCCCGATGGAGACAAATTCCTGGCAGTACTGGAAAAAGTCGGATTTAAAAACACAAAATGCAGACCCTTAACCTTTGGCATAAGTTCGATTTATATTGGAGAAAAATAG
- the yihA gene encoding ribosome biogenesis GTP-binding protein YihA/YsxC, translating into MIKKATFLTSNSDFRNCPDPTKPEFAFIGRSNVGKSSLINMLANNKNLAKTSGKPGKTQLINHFDAEGKWWIVDLPGYGFAQVSKSIKADWEKMIKGYLTSRPNLKATFVLIDSRLDPQKRDLDFILWCAQNGVPIVLVFTKADKLSVSKVKGNVNKFLAASQVIFEEPPLYFVTSSTTAVGREELVGFMEEVAEEFDPEN; encoded by the coding sequence ATGATAAAAAAGGCGACATTTTTAACCAGTAATTCTGATTTCAGGAATTGTCCAGACCCCACCAAGCCGGAGTTTGCTTTTATTGGCAGGTCCAATGTGGGCAAGAGTTCCCTGATCAATATGCTGGCCAATAATAAAAACCTGGCCAAAACATCCGGTAAGCCAGGAAAGACGCAGCTTATCAATCATTTTGATGCAGAGGGGAAATGGTGGATCGTGGATTTGCCCGGATACGGTTTTGCACAAGTAAGTAAAAGCATCAAGGCAGATTGGGAAAAGATGATCAAGGGCTACTTGACCAGCCGTCCCAACCTCAAAGCCACCTTTGTATTAATTGATAGCCGTCTGGATCCACAGAAGAGGGATTTGGATTTCATTCTTTGGTGTGCCCAGAACGGTGTTCCCATTGTGTTGGTGTTTACCAAGGCCGATAAGCTATCGGTCAGCAAGGTGAAAGGAAATGTCAATAAGTTTCTTGCGGCTTCGCAGGTGATCTTTGAAGAGCCTCCGTTGTATTTTGTGACTTCCTCTACCACTGCAGTGGGGCGGGAAGAACTGGTAGGGTTTATGGAAGAAGTTGCCGAGGAATTTGACCCGGAAAATTAA
- a CDS encoding DUF5606 domain-containing protein — protein MEFKEIATVAGKPGLYKVLKPSRSGVILESMDAKKAKLVVGANHRVSILSEISIYTMTEEGSSPLQEVMITIEKEFEGDTGLAKGADNDEYIAFMKHILPEFDEQRVYPSDIKKLISWYRIIREQAPEVLQEDAAADGETEEKED, from the coding sequence ATGGAGTTTAAAGAAATAGCTACCGTGGCTGGAAAGCCAGGATTGTATAAAGTGCTTAAGCCTAGCAGGAGCGGGGTGATTTTGGAATCAATGGATGCCAAAAAAGCAAAGTTAGTAGTGGGTGCAAATCACAGGGTGTCCATCCTGAGCGAGATTTCAATTTATACCATGACCGAAGAAGGTTCCAGCCCGCTACAAGAGGTGATGATCACGATCGAGAAGGAATTTGAAGGAGATACTGGCTTGGCGAAAGGAGCGGACAACGATGAATATATTGCTTTTATGAAGCATATTCTTCCCGAGTTTGATGAGCAGCGCGTATACCCATCGGATATCAAAAAACTGATTTCTTGGTACCGCATTATCCGTGAACAAGCACCGGAAGTCCTGCAAGAAGATGCAGCTGCAGATGGTGAAACCGAAGAAAAAGAAGATTAA
- the fbp gene encoding class 1 fructose-bisphosphatase: protein MKTKPYEPNNSALGYSVGVTLDRFIKSKQDDFPFASGELSQILRDIALASKIVNREINRAGLSNISGAFGNTNVQGEEQQKLDVVANIRFCRALTKGGEVCAIVSEEDDEVIDLQNSSGKYVVAMDPLDGSSNIDVNISIGTIFSIYRRVTPVGSPIQPEDIMQPGSKQVAAGYVLYGSSTMLVYTTGKGVNGFTYEQSLGEFFLSHPNVTAPENGSIYSINEGLKSQVSDGVNNYIEACKERNYSARYIGSLVADFHRNLLKGGIYIYPSTAKAPHGKLRLLYEANSLAFIAEQAGASATDGKNRILDIKPTSLHQRTPLYIGSKAMVEESQEFLKETEISQ from the coding sequence ATGAAGACAAAACCATATGAGCCTAATAACTCCGCATTAGGCTATTCAGTAGGCGTCACCCTTGACCGATTTATCAAGAGTAAACAAGACGATTTTCCGTTTGCATCCGGAGAGCTGTCACAAATACTCAGGGACATCGCTTTGGCATCCAAAATCGTCAACCGTGAGATCAACCGTGCCGGGCTTTCCAACATCAGCGGAGCGTTCGGAAACACCAATGTACAAGGTGAAGAACAACAAAAACTGGATGTGGTGGCCAACATCCGCTTTTGCCGTGCACTGACCAAAGGAGGCGAAGTTTGTGCCATTGTCTCCGAGGAAGATGATGAAGTGATCGATTTGCAGAACAGCAGCGGCAAATATGTGGTGGCCATGGATCCTTTGGACGGCTCCTCCAATATTGATGTCAACATCTCTATTGGGACCATTTTCTCCATCTATCGCCGGGTCACTCCCGTAGGCAGCCCTATCCAGCCAGAAGACATCATGCAGCCCGGTTCCAAGCAAGTGGCAGCAGGCTATGTGCTGTACGGCTCTTCGACCATGCTGGTTTACACCACCGGAAAGGGCGTAAATGGATTTACCTACGAGCAGTCTTTGGGAGAGTTTTTCCTCAGCCATCCCAACGTGACAGCCCCTGAGAACGGCAGCATATACAGCATCAATGAAGGCTTAAAATCACAAGTCAGTGATGGCGTAAACAACTACATTGAAGCGTGCAAGGAAAGAAATTACAGTGCACGGTACATTGGCAGCTTGGTGGCAGACTTTCACCGAAACCTTCTCAAAGGCGGGATCTATATTTATCCCAGCACCGCAAAAGCCCCTCATGGCAAGCTACGGTTGCTCTACGAGGCCAATTCCCTGGCTTTTATAGCCGAGCAAGCTGGCGCTTCGGCCACGGATGGAAAAAACAGGATCTTGGACATCAAGCCCACTTCCCTTCACCAAAGAACACCGCTGTACATTGGCTCTAAAGCCATGGTCGAAGAATCCCAGGAGTTCTTGAAGGAAACAGAGATCAGCCAATAA
- a CDS encoding aspartate kinase, which produces MTKAIVYKFGGASVKDAAAIKNLSNILFNRLRSPMVIVVSAIGKTTNALEEILRLKYDGVDFYSNITILRKNHLAICQELFEEGDLVFGMVENIFLQLARVLEVPLTKENYDEYYDRVVGFGELLSTKIIHAYLCHRQQYCIWQDARDFILTDDNFRFAKVDWEQTARQCQQKLVPVLKQLPVVTQGFVGSTKDGQPTTLGREGSDFSAAIFAKSLGAESVTIWKDVPGVLNADPKRFEETVKFDRLDYKEAAEMTFYGASVIHPRTIKPLANAKIPLFVRSFLQPEEQGTVIGDFGEGSINVPTIVVKDRQVLVTFEVTDFTFINESHMHQVYAELDRLKLRANLIQSSAITISICTDRELFKLEQLLEEMKGIFKVKYNEGLQLVTVKNYDERTKKRFLDHREILLEQTTRSTFQVVCRQA; this is translated from the coding sequence ATGACAAAAGCAATTGTATACAAATTTGGTGGGGCTTCTGTAAAAGATGCTGCGGCGATCAAAAACCTCTCAAACATTTTATTCAATCGATTGCGGAGCCCAATGGTCATCGTCGTTTCGGCCATTGGAAAAACCACCAATGCCCTGGAAGAAATTTTACGACTGAAATATGATGGCGTAGATTTTTATTCGAATATTACAATTTTGAGAAAAAACCATTTAGCAATTTGCCAAGAGCTTTTTGAGGAAGGGGACTTGGTGTTTGGGATGGTAGAGAATATTTTTTTACAGCTGGCCAGGGTTTTGGAGGTGCCCCTGACCAAGGAGAATTACGATGAGTATTATGATCGAGTGGTAGGGTTTGGGGAACTGCTCTCCACAAAAATCATCCATGCATACCTGTGTCATCGCCAGCAATATTGTATTTGGCAGGATGCTCGGGACTTTATCCTCACAGACGATAATTTCCGGTTTGCGAAAGTGGATTGGGAACAGACTGCTCGGCAGTGTCAGCAGAAGCTGGTTCCTGTGCTGAAGCAGCTGCCCGTGGTTACGCAGGGGTTTGTCGGCAGTACGAAAGATGGTCAGCCCACTACTTTGGGCCGTGAGGGGTCAGACTTCTCAGCGGCCATTTTCGCGAAGAGCTTAGGAGCCGAATCGGTGACTATCTGGAAGGATGTCCCGGGAGTCCTTAATGCCGACCCCAAGCGCTTTGAGGAGACGGTTAAATTTGACCGGTTGGATTATAAAGAAGCTGCAGAGATGACGTTTTATGGTGCCTCGGTGATTCATCCACGGACGATCAAACCGTTGGCAAATGCTAAGATTCCACTTTTCGTAAGGTCATTTTTACAGCCTGAGGAGCAGGGGACGGTAATTGGGGATTTTGGAGAAGGAAGCATCAATGTGCCGACCATTGTCGTGAAGGATAGGCAGGTATTGGTGACTTTTGAGGTGACTGATTTTACCTTTATCAACGAATCCCATATGCATCAAGTCTATGCCGAATTGGATAGGCTTAAGCTACGGGCCAATTTGATCCAATCTTCGGCGATTACCATTTCGATTTGTACGGATAGAGAGTTGTTTAAGCTCGAACAGTTGCTGGAGGAAATGAAGGGCATATTTAAAGTAAAGTACAATGAAGGCCTACAGCTGGTTACTGTCAAAAATTATGATGAGCGAACCAAGAAAAGGTTTCTGGATCATCGTGAAATACTGTTGGAGCAGACCACACGGAGTACTTTTCAAGTGGTTTGCCGGCAAGCGTAA
- a CDS encoding fructosamine kinase family protein, with protein MHKSHSFYEEVLTDAIPEPTKLKSVRLISAGTMNQSVLLDTDKGALFLKSNHLPSSDMFLQEIKGLTLLHKHAPLQIPKTIGAGRIASQNYMLIEWIHGGYPNASYWKNLGHGLAELHMATSPQFGLDEDNYIAALPQRNTFNNNWPDFFAEERLEPMAGKAYYDGLISKDFYKKLQQVYPKLKDLIPNEKPSLLHGDLWSGNVIVNTKGDPCLIDPAIYFGHREMDLAFSKLFGGFRSEFYEAYHEIFPLEPDFESRVDIHNLYPLLVHLNLFGQSYLPGIKKVVKKLL; from the coding sequence ATGCATAAGTCCCATTCATTTTATGAAGAAGTCTTAACCGATGCCATACCAGAACCTACCAAATTAAAATCTGTCCGGCTGATTTCTGCCGGCACCATGAACCAAAGCGTACTCTTGGACACTGACAAGGGTGCGCTTTTTTTAAAGTCCAACCACCTGCCGTCCTCGGACATGTTTCTGCAGGAAATCAAGGGACTGACCCTGCTCCACAAGCATGCCCCACTCCAAATACCAAAAACCATTGGCGCAGGCCGGATAGCCTCCCAAAATTACATGCTCATCGAGTGGATTCACGGCGGATACCCCAATGCCAGCTATTGGAAAAACCTCGGCCATGGACTTGCCGAATTGCACATGGCCACGTCCCCGCAGTTTGGGCTGGATGAGGACAACTATATTGCTGCACTCCCCCAGCGGAACACCTTTAACAACAACTGGCCGGATTTCTTTGCCGAAGAGAGACTCGAACCAATGGCCGGAAAAGCCTATTATGACGGACTGATCAGCAAGGACTTCTATAAAAAACTCCAACAAGTCTACCCAAAACTGAAAGACCTCATCCCCAACGAAAAACCTTCCTTGCTCCATGGAGACTTATGGTCAGGAAATGTCATTGTCAACACCAAGGGCGACCCCTGTCTGATTGACCCGGCCATCTATTTTGGTCACCGTGAAATGGATTTGGCCTTTTCCAAGCTCTTTGGAGGATTTAGAAGTGAATTCTATGAGGCCTATCATGAAATCTTCCCCCTCGAACCTGATTTCGAATCCAGGGTAGACATCCATAACCTTTATCCGCTCCTGGTACACCTCAACCTCTTTGGGCAAAGCTACCTTCCCGGCATCAAAAAAGTGGTCAAAAAACTGCTCTGA
- a CDS encoding low molecular weight protein-tyrosine-phosphatase yields the protein MIKVLFVCLGNICRSPLAEAIFNHQINSLDLAYKFQSDSCGTSDYHIGELPDERSVASAKRHGIAISHRGRQLNHADIRDFDYIIAMDKSNKKNILQLMESYNLSHDRIYLMREFQPNASSNEVPDPYYGGEDGFENVYQILNESIKEFIVQLKKEHQVYA from the coding sequence ATGATTAAAGTTTTATTTGTTTGTTTAGGCAATATTTGCAGATCGCCTCTTGCTGAGGCTATTTTTAACCACCAGATCAACTCGCTTGATTTGGCGTATAAATTCCAGAGTGATAGCTGTGGCACATCCGATTACCATATCGGAGAGCTACCCGATGAGCGCAGTGTCGCCAGCGCCAAAAGGCACGGCATCGCCATTTCCCACCGTGGAAGACAACTTAACCATGCCGATATTAGGGATTTTGACTACATTATTGCCATGGACAAGTCGAACAAAAAAAACATCCTCCAGCTGATGGAAAGTTATAACCTCAGTCATGACCGCATCTACCTGATGAGGGAATTCCAGCCAAACGCCAGCTCAAATGAGGTTCCGGACCCCTATTATGGAGGGGAAGATGGTTTCGAAAATGTTTACCAAATCTTGAACGAATCCATTAAAGAATTCATTGTTCAGTTAAAAAAAGAACATCAGGTATATGCATAA
- a CDS encoding DUF6588 family protein, which produces MKKLLYFCFAGLMVHGSSAFGQGNVNIEQILNAGKEDLNTYMGYYVEPAAKGFIYSMGSGWAQTAKTHGVLGFDLKFAVSGAAVPSHYETFTFNPAEYEKIRVKDVTGPTQLPTLYGNPDATGVLEIYDGETPIAEADIPPGIDIPVKYVPAPLIQGAVGLPAGFEIIGRFIPKITIEDTEVSQWGIGIKHDFKQYFEGINIIPVDFSILAAYNALDAKYYIDEVQGQVATMNVSTWTVQGLVSKKLSILTVYGAVGYNSGTSDYNMLGTYEISGTSQEFVDPVRLAYTAKGAMGTVGARLKFGPVFLNGDYTFQEFNTVNVGLGVSIR; this is translated from the coding sequence ATGAAAAAATTATTATATTTTTGTTTTGCAGGATTGATGGTCCATGGATCATCAGCCTTTGGACAAGGCAATGTAAATATTGAACAAATCCTTAATGCAGGTAAGGAAGACTTGAACACTTACATGGGCTATTATGTAGAGCCTGCGGCAAAAGGATTTATTTATAGCATGGGATCTGGCTGGGCACAAACCGCCAAAACACATGGCGTACTGGGATTTGACCTGAAGTTTGCTGTCAGTGGTGCAGCAGTACCTTCCCACTATGAAACATTCACCTTTAATCCTGCCGAATATGAAAAAATCAGGGTGAAGGATGTCACTGGGCCGACCCAGCTCCCCACGTTATACGGCAATCCTGACGCTACAGGTGTACTTGAGATATATGATGGAGAAACCCCAATCGCAGAGGCTGACATCCCTCCGGGTATTGACATTCCGGTAAAGTATGTTCCTGCACCGCTGATCCAAGGGGCTGTAGGATTGCCGGCAGGCTTTGAAATCATCGGGAGATTTATTCCCAAAATTACCATCGAAGACACGGAGGTATCCCAGTGGGGAATTGGCATAAAGCATGACTTCAAGCAATATTTTGAAGGCATTAACATCATACCAGTGGACTTCTCGATCTTAGCCGCTTATAATGCATTAGATGCGAAATACTATATCGATGAAGTACAAGGACAGGTCGCGACGATGAATGTGAGCACCTGGACGGTCCAGGGATTGGTCAGTAAAAAATTGTCCATCCTTACGGTTTATGGAGCCGTTGGCTATAATTCCGGAACATCGGATTACAATATGCTGGGCACCTATGAGATCAGCGGCACCTCGCAAGAGTTTGTAGACCCTGTCAGGTTGGCTTATACCGCAAAAGGAGCAATGGGAACAGTGGGAGCAAGGCTGAAATTTGGGCCGGTCTTCCTCAATGGAGACTATACCTTCCAGGAATTTAACACCGTAAATGTCGGATTAGGAGTTTCAATTAGATAA
- a CDS encoding Fur family transcriptional regulator, translating to MDTETIKEKIAQGGLKFTHQRMVIYEAVSKTHNHPTAEWVYEQVHEHNPSISLGTVYKTLDTFVNAHIIQKFIDNNGVMRFDAILEAHSHLYDKETNEIRDYRNTELEKLIKEFFDKNQIQDFEVEDISVVIKGHNK from the coding sequence ATGGATACCGAAACGATAAAAGAGAAAATAGCACAAGGGGGACTGAAGTTTACGCATCAGCGGATGGTGATCTATGAGGCTGTATCCAAAACCCATAATCATCCCACTGCTGAATGGGTGTATGAGCAAGTCCATGAGCACAACCCTTCTATTTCTCTTGGGACGGTTTACAAGACCTTGGATACCTTTGTGAATGCACATATCATCCAGAAATTCATTGACAATAACGGGGTGATGCGTTTTGATGCGATTTTGGAAGCGCATAGCCATTTGTATGACAAGGAAACCAATGAGATTCGGGATTACCGCAACACTGAACTGGAAAAATTGATCAAGGAGTTTTTTGATAAAAACCAGATCCAGGACTTTGAAGTGGAGGACATATCAGTGGTCATCAAGGGCCATAACAAGTAA